A stretch of Rhinoderma darwinii isolate aRhiDar2 chromosome 4, aRhiDar2.hap1, whole genome shotgun sequence DNA encodes these proteins:
- the PCYT1A gene encoding choline-phosphate cytidylyltransferase A, protein MEPQNTTKLGSRKRRKDVLGPNGTTDEDSLPTKIARQMTGVSEPAPFSDQLEIDYSKPYSRVTMEEAKIGTPLDRPVRVYADGIFDLFHSGHARALMQAKNLFPNTYLIVGVCSDELTHNLKGFTVMNEEERYDAVQHCRYVDEVARNAPWTLTPEFLEEHRIDFVAHDDIPYSSAGSDDVYKHIKEAGMFAPTQRTEGISTSDIITRIVRDYDVYARRNLQRGYTAKELNVSFINEKKYNLQERVDKVKKKVKDVEEKSKEFVQKVEEKSIDLIQKWEEKSREFIGNFLEMFGPEGALKHMLKEGKGRMLQAISPRQSPSSSPSRERSPSPSFRWPFLTKTSPPSSPGRRSRSTAAAAYDISEDEED, encoded by the exons ATGGAGCCCCAGAACACTACAAAGCTTGgttctcggaagagaagaaaagaTGTTTTAGGACCCAATGGCACAACAGATGAAGATTCTTTGCCTACAAAGATTGCACGCCAAATGACG GGTGTGAGTGAGCCTGCACCTTTCTCCGACCAGTTAGAGATTGACTACAGTAAGCCATACAGCAGAGTAACAATGGAAGAGGCCAAGATAGGAACCCCAC TTGACAGACCTGTACGAGTTTATGCGGACGGTATCTTTGACCTGTTTCACTCTGGACATGCCCGCGCTCTAATGCAAGCAAAGAATCTCTTTCCTAACACATACCTGATTGTGGGGG tcTGTAGTGATGAGCTGACGCATAACCTAAAAGGCTTCACGGTGATGAATGAAGAAGAGAGATATGACGCAGTGCAGCATTGTCGCTATGTGGATGAGGTGGCGAGGAATGCACCGTGGACGCTCACCCCAGAATTCCTTGAGGAGCACAGG ATTGACTTTGTTGCACACGATGATATTCCCTATTCCTCTGCAGGAAGCGACGATGTCTACAAACACATAAAAGAGGCAG GAATGTTTGCACCAACGCAGCGAACAGAAGGAATTTCTACATCTGACATCATCACGAGGATTGTACGAGATTATGATGTCTATGCTCGTCGTAATTTACAGCGTGGATATACGGCCAAAGAGCTGAATGTCAGCTTCATCAAT GAGAAGAAATACAACTTGCAGGAACGAGTTGATAAGGTAAAAAAGAAAGTGAAGGATGTGGAGGAAAAGTCAAAGGAGTTTGTGCAAAAAGTGGAGGAGAAAAGTATTGATCTAATCCAGAAATGGGAAGAGAAGTCTCGAGAATTTATTGGAAATTTCTTGGAGATGTTTGGCCCAGAGGGAGCATTG AAACATATGCTGAAGgaaggcaagggaagaatgcttcAGGCTATTAGTCCAAGGCAGAGTCCCAGCAGCAGTCCATCCCGGGAACGTTCTCCTTCTCCGTCATTCCGCTGGCCCTTCCTTACCAAAACCTCTCctccttcatctccaggcagacgTTCTCGATCCACTGCAGCTGCTGCCTATGACATCAGTGAGGATGAGGAGGACTAA